In Aedes albopictus strain Foshan chromosome 3, AalbF5, whole genome shotgun sequence, the following are encoded in one genomic region:
- the LOC109415651 gene encoding uncharacterized protein LOC109415651 isoform X2, which produces MDQPKLEIMLSVDEENALTLYEELERTDINTLNLNVDCCCGLLRTSPFHQPKSKSNSRERLRADSGVSSEDEAYADSCSHTSEHNSECRELECDHDHEHHIFHLRPSSSGARYGHRSKSSLSRRNDRYRSFGLLESNILNSFQLQNYRRKTTGGYDSGSFSGQTSYSSTTSSMIEDISDKIEEIGKLDTNIHSLMYKSVEVHNDILSLEATTNRLLADTRKLSDDLDDVRYLDELITILNGDIGPVIHREWPYQILFDTPIEEGTAVT; this is translated from the exons ATGGATCAGCCAAAGTTGGAAATAATGCTATCGGTGGACGAAGAAAACGCCCTCACCCTGTACGAAGAACTCGAACGGACTGACATCAACACTTTGAACCTGAACGTGGACTGTTGTTGCGGTCTGCTCCGGACGTCTCCCTTTCACCAGCCAAAATCCAAGTCCAACTCTCGGGAACGGTTACGTGCCGACTCCGGAGTTTCCAGCGAAGATGAGGCGTACGCCGACAGTTGTTCACATACCTCAGAGCACAACAGTGAGTGTCGCGAGCTGGAATGTGATCACGATCACGAGCACCACATCTTCCATCTTCGGCCGAGCAGTAGTGGTGCCCGTTATGGGCATCGTAGTAAATCCAGCCTGAGTCGACGAAACGACCGGTACCGTAGCTTTGGGCTGCTGGAGTCCAATATCTTGAACTCATTCCAGTTGCAAAACTATCGACGGAAAACTACAGGTGGCTACGATTCGGGCAGTTTTTCTGGACAGACTAGTTACAGTTCCACGACATCCAGTATGATCGAAGACATTTCCGACAAAATAGAGGAAATTGGCAAGTTGGACACCAACATCCACTCGCTAATGTACAAATCGGTTGAGGTGCATAATGATATTTTG tCCCTGGAAGCAACCACAAATCGTCTTTTGGCGGATACCAGAAAGTTATCCGATGACCTTGACGACGTTCGCTATTTGGATGAACTGATAACGATTCTGAACGGCGACATTGGGCCCGTCATTCATCGCGAGTGGCCGTACCAAATTCTGTTCGATACGCCGATAGAGGAAGGTACTGCGGTTACGTGA